From one Lactiplantibacillus paraplantarum genomic stretch:
- a CDS encoding Cof-type HAD-IIB family hydrolase, with protein sequence MAIKLIATDLNGTLLHQDQRFDQDRFKRILMQLKTLSVPVVLSSGNQYAHLQQLFKNVMSDNLIVVAENGASIYAHDQLIFDGSLSADQQRQFVTVDRHQPLFKDAYVILVGSHGSYTEVGAPDKLVAMARQFYDNLHLVADLTSVDDKIKKISVSTQPAQAADLVTQANHYFGGQLRAHDSGYGVVDLVDQRVGKLPAIQFLAAQYGLTAADIMAFGDGANDVPLLQYAAHSYAMINAPAEIQATAQHVTTLDNEHDGVLATIEQRVLQSF encoded by the coding sequence GTGGCAATCAAATTAATTGCAACGGACTTGAACGGGACATTATTGCATCAAGATCAACGTTTTGACCAAGACCGATTTAAGCGTATTTTGATGCAGTTAAAGACGCTCAGTGTCCCCGTAGTACTTTCATCTGGCAATCAGTACGCTCATCTGCAGCAGTTATTTAAGAACGTTATGTCGGATAATCTCATCGTGGTTGCTGAGAATGGGGCGTCGATCTATGCGCATGATCAATTGATTTTTGACGGTAGCTTGTCAGCAGACCAACAACGACAATTTGTGACGGTTGATCGTCATCAACCACTATTCAAGGATGCTTATGTGATTTTAGTTGGTAGTCACGGATCTTATACCGAAGTAGGAGCGCCTGACAAGTTAGTTGCGATGGCGCGGCAGTTTTATGATAATTTACACTTAGTCGCGGACCTTACAAGCGTGGACGATAAGATTAAAAAAATCAGTGTTTCAACGCAACCGGCGCAAGCTGCTGATTTGGTTACGCAGGCCAATCACTATTTTGGTGGTCAGTTACGGGCACATGATAGTGGTTATGGCGTTGTGGATTTGGTTGATCAGCGAGTAGGTAAGTTACCCGCAATTCAATTTCTGGCTGCTCAATATGGTCTGACCGCAGCTGATATAATGGCCTTTGGTGATGGCGCTAATGACGTGCCGTTGTTGCAATATGCAGCGCATAGTTACGCGATGATTAATGCGCCGGCAGAAATTCAAGCAACGGCACAACACGTGACGACCCTTGATAACGAACACGATGGGGTGTTAGCTACTATTGAACAACGAGTCTTGCAGTCGTTTTAG
- a CDS encoding MarR family winged helix-turn-helix transcriptional regulator, with product MTESEIHERFVDTYMHILKYVGDFVSVPTRPYKITFEAYTVMRMIATSDESLTLVKIAKEQRVSRSAIARQINVLLDLKYIEQTTNTHDRRIKYLSLTPAGLKVEQEITTASDERFHQWVQVYGEERASDTLRYINDAEQKATQLGFSGFSGLHDKRGRHTEYSDPKTKD from the coding sequence ATGACAGAATCAGAAATTCATGAACGTTTTGTAGATACCTACATGCATATTTTAAAGTACGTTGGCGACTTTGTGTCTGTCCCAACACGGCCGTATAAGATAACATTTGAGGCTTATACTGTTATGCGGATGATTGCAACGAGTGATGAGTCGTTAACATTGGTTAAAATTGCTAAGGAACAGCGAGTTTCACGGAGTGCGATTGCACGACAAATCAATGTATTATTGGATTTGAAATACATTGAACAGACCACAAATACTCATGATCGACGTATTAAGTATTTATCGTTAACGCCAGCGGGGCTCAAAGTTGAACAAGAAATTACGACGGCCTCGGACGAACGGTTTCATCAGTGGGTCCAAGTCTATGGCGAAGAGCGGGCTAGCGATACGTTGCGTTATATCAATGATGCGGAGCAAAAAGCGACGCAATTAGGCTTTAGTGGTTTTAGTGGCTTACATGATAAGCGGGGCCGTCATACAGAATATAGCGATCCAAAAACTAAGGATTAG
- the cdaA gene encoding diadenylate cyclase CdaA: protein MTFNWSGLLTLQNFVRLLDILAVWFVIYELIVLLRGTKAVQLFRGIVVIAIIKAVSVLIGLDTVSWIMDQIINWAVIAMVIIFQPEIRRGLEHLGRGSMFARGKRQNEDEERMITELDKAIQYMAKRRIGALMSIKLDTGLEDYIETGIALDADITGELLINIFIPNTPLHDGAVIIQDNQIKVAAAYLPLSESNLIPKELGTRHRAAVGISEVTDALTIVISEETGEVSITKDNELMRGMTRENYLRYFRQVLLTPEDSTKQNALQSWFGRIFGGGPRK, encoded by the coding sequence ATGACTTTCAATTGGAGCGGTTTATTGACCTTACAAAACTTTGTCCGGCTCCTTGACATTCTGGCGGTATGGTTTGTCATTTATGAGCTGATTGTGTTGTTAAGAGGCACTAAAGCCGTACAACTATTTCGCGGAATTGTTGTTATTGCCATTATTAAGGCTGTGAGTGTCTTGATTGGTCTGGACACAGTTTCGTGGATTATGGACCAAATTATCAACTGGGCAGTTATTGCAATGGTTATTATATTTCAGCCTGAAATTCGACGCGGGCTGGAACACTTAGGTCGGGGTTCCATGTTTGCGCGTGGTAAGCGTCAAAATGAAGACGAAGAGCGGATGATTACCGAACTGGATAAAGCGATTCAATATATGGCTAAGCGACGCATCGGAGCTTTAATGTCGATTAAGCTGGATACTGGCTTAGAAGATTATATTGAGACTGGGATTGCCTTAGATGCCGATATTACGGGTGAATTGTTAATTAACATATTTATTCCGAATACGCCGTTACATGATGGTGCCGTGATTATTCAGGATAATCAGATCAAGGTTGCCGCAGCGTATTTACCGCTGTCGGAAAGTAATCTGATTCCTAAAGAATTAGGAACTAGACACCGGGCAGCCGTTGGTATTAGCGAAGTAACGGATGCACTTACCATTGTTATCTCGGAAGAAACGGGTGAAGTCTCGATTACGAAGGATAACGAGTTGATGCGTGGTATGACACGTGAAAATTACTTGCGGTATTTCCGTCAAGTTTTATTGACGCCTGAGGATTCAACTAAACAAAATGCGCTCCAGAGTTGGTTTGGACGGATTTTCGGAGGAGGTCCCCGAAAATGA
- a CDS encoding EAL domain-containing protein codes for MLKYKYFAQPINNLVTNQTILYELLLRQWDEEQRCWQIPATFELTPAELIQLLDCAIKELNNHHVSINLTARQFANPAFQVAISRYVHAHLLPRELTVELVATPALSDLRQLSVGYRAAGVLLAFDDVGSDNLFQQIKWMLPYVNTVKFALQNMRPLGTATTDTIVATLKFWFDKAEEQQMLFTFEGIESAADVQLANHLGITRGQGYYFSKPQLPVTFMQQR; via the coding sequence ATGTTGAAATATAAGTATTTTGCACAGCCAATTAACAACCTTGTGACCAACCAAACGATTTTGTATGAGTTATTATTACGACAGTGGGATGAAGAGCAACGTTGCTGGCAAATACCAGCGACGTTTGAACTAACACCGGCTGAATTAATTCAATTGTTAGATTGCGCTATTAAGGAATTGAATAATCATCATGTTTCTATTAACTTAACAGCACGTCAGTTTGCTAACCCGGCTTTTCAGGTTGCAATTAGCCGCTATGTGCATGCACACCTGTTACCTCGAGAATTGACCGTCGAACTGGTAGCGACGCCGGCATTAAGTGATTTACGGCAATTAAGCGTTGGGTACCGGGCGGCCGGTGTGCTGCTTGCTTTTGACGATGTTGGTTCTGATAATTTATTTCAGCAGATTAAATGGATGTTACCATACGTGAATACGGTTAAATTTGCGTTACAAAATATGCGCCCATTAGGGACCGCGACTACGGATACAATTGTTGCTACACTTAAATTCTGGTTCGACAAAGCCGAAGAGCAGCAAATGCTGTTTACTTTTGAGGGTATTGAATCAGCAGCGGATGTTCAACTGGCTAATCATCTAGGTATTACGCGTGGACAAGGTTATTACTTTTCCAAGCCCCAATTACCCGTGACGTTTATGCAACAACGTTGA
- the glmS gene encoding glutamine--fructose-6-phosphate transaminase (isomerizing), producing the protein MCGIVGVTGKDSAVSILLNGLEKLEYRGYDSAGIYVNDQDGHDYLVKEKGRIDDLRKEVGEAVHGSTGIGHTRWATHGEPSVANAHPQVSADGRFYLVHNGVIENFEDLKQAYLSDVTFKSQTDTEVIVQLVDRFVTKEGLSTLAAFRKTLGLLGHSSYGFLLMDKEDPDTLYVAKNKSPLLIGVGKDFNVVCSDSLAMLDQTKDFLELHDGEIVVVKPDEIKITNQAGEPVERKPFHVDIDAAQADKGTYPFYMLKEIDEQPNVMRKLSQVYLNDAGDPVINADLLTALKAADRLYIVAAGTSYHAGLVGAKLFESLANVPTEVHVSSEFAYNQPLLSAHPFFIFLTQSGETADSREVLLNVNDQHFPSLTITNVPNSTLSREATYTLLLHAGPEIAVASTKAYTAQIALQAILAKALGLAVEQPAAMAFDVKQQLALVANGMQGLVDEKATFEKIAKSALLNTPNAFYIGRGLDYAVSLETALKLKEISYVQAEGFASGELKHGTIALIEKDTPVIGIITQKNTAGLTRSNLQEVAARGAKTITIVTDGLAKDGDTVVLPTVDERLTALLSVVPGQLLAYYTSLNKGLDVDKPRNLAKSVTVE; encoded by the coding sequence ATGTGTGGAATTGTTGGTGTAACGGGTAAAGATAGTGCAGTATCAATCTTATTGAACGGATTGGAAAAGTTGGAATACCGGGGCTATGATTCAGCTGGTATTTATGTTAATGATCAGGATGGTCATGACTATTTAGTTAAGGAAAAAGGCCGAATTGATGACTTGCGTAAAGAAGTTGGCGAAGCAGTTCATGGTTCAACCGGGATTGGCCATACGCGCTGGGCGACTCACGGTGAACCAAGTGTTGCCAATGCGCATCCGCAAGTTTCTGCGGATGGCCGTTTCTACTTGGTTCATAATGGTGTGATCGAAAACTTTGAAGACTTGAAGCAAGCTTATTTAAGTGATGTAACGTTCAAGTCACAGACCGATACGGAAGTCATTGTTCAATTAGTTGACCGCTTTGTAACCAAAGAAGGTTTGAGTACGTTGGCGGCTTTTCGTAAGACATTAGGTCTATTAGGTCATTCATCGTACGGTTTCTTGTTGATGGATAAGGAAGATCCTGACACCTTATACGTTGCTAAGAATAAGAGCCCGTTATTGATTGGGGTTGGTAAAGACTTCAATGTGGTTTGCTCAGATAGTCTGGCAATGTTAGACCAAACTAAAGATTTCTTGGAATTACATGATGGTGAAATCGTGGTTGTGAAACCCGATGAAATCAAGATTACTAATCAGGCTGGCGAACCAGTTGAACGGAAGCCATTCCATGTCGACATTGACGCCGCTCAAGCTGACAAGGGAACTTACCCATTCTACATGTTAAAAGAAATCGACGAACAACCAAACGTGATGCGGAAATTATCCCAAGTCTATCTAAATGATGCTGGTGATCCAGTGATTAATGCTGACTTGCTGACAGCCCTCAAAGCCGCAGACCGGCTCTACATTGTGGCTGCCGGAACTAGTTATCATGCTGGCTTGGTCGGTGCTAAGTTATTCGAATCATTAGCAAATGTCCCAACTGAAGTTCACGTTTCGTCAGAATTTGCTTATAACCAGCCGTTGCTATCAGCACATCCATTCTTCATCTTCCTGACCCAGTCTGGTGAAACTGCTGATAGTCGTGAAGTGTTGTTGAATGTTAATGATCAACATTTCCCAAGTTTGACGATTACGAACGTACCAAACTCAACGCTTTCACGGGAAGCAACGTACACGTTGTTATTGCACGCTGGTCCAGAAATTGCGGTCGCTTCAACCAAAGCCTATACCGCGCAGATTGCGTTACAAGCAATTCTGGCCAAAGCGTTAGGTCTTGCCGTTGAGCAACCAGCCGCAATGGCGTTCGACGTTAAACAACAATTGGCGTTAGTTGCCAATGGGATGCAAGGCTTGGTCGATGAAAAAGCAACTTTTGAAAAGATTGCGAAGAGTGCTTTATTGAATACCCCCAATGCTTTTTACATTGGTCGGGGGCTAGATTACGCGGTTTCATTGGAGACCGCCTTGAAGCTCAAGGAAATCTCTTATGTTCAAGCTGAGGGCTTCGCTTCTGGTGAATTAAAGCATGGGACGATTGCCTTGATTGAAAAAGACACGCCGGTGATTGGAATTATCACCCAGAAGAACACGGCTGGTCTGACTCGTTCTAATTTACAAGAAGTCGCTGCTCGGGGGGCTAAGACGATCACGATCGTCACCGATGGTTTAGCTAAAGATGGTGATACGGTGGTTTTACCAACTGTTGATGAACGGTTAACAGCTTTGCTCAGCGTTGTTCCTGGCCAACTATTAGCTTACTACACGAGCTTAAATAAGGGCTTAGATGTGGATAAGCCACGGAACCTTGCTAAGAGTGTTACGGTTGAATAA
- the glmM gene encoding phosphoglucosamine mutase gives MKYFGTDGVRGIANSGLTPEMAFRLGRAGGYVLTEHAENKSTQPRVLVARDTRISGQMLEEALIAGLLSAGIEVLRLGVITTPGVAYLVRIQDADAGVMISASHNPVEDNGIKFFGGDGFKLSDAKEEEIEELLDQPKDTLPRPAAEGLGTVADFPEGNLKYSQFLEQTIPDDLSGIHLAVDGANGSTSNLVSRIFADLNVDFDTMATAPDGLNINKGVGSTHPEALSKFVVEKGAQVGLAFDGDGDRCIAVDELGNVIDGDKIMYICGKFLSERGKLKQDTVVTTVMSNLGLYKALEAAGLHSKQTKVGDRYVVEEMLKDGYNLGGEQSGHVVFLDFNTTGDGMLTGIQLLHVMKETGKKLSELAAEVTTYPQKLVNVKVQDKKAALSNDKIKAVIKDVENEMAGDGRVLVRPSGTQDLLRVMAEAKTDELVSAYVDRIVTVVKAEVGVE, from the coding sequence ATGAAATATTTTGGTACTGATGGTGTTCGGGGAATTGCAAACTCAGGGTTAACACCTGAAATGGCTTTTCGTTTAGGTCGTGCTGGTGGCTACGTGTTAACGGAACATGCGGAAAATAAGAGTACGCAGCCACGTGTCTTGGTTGCACGCGATACCCGGATTTCGGGCCAAATGCTGGAAGAAGCTTTGATTGCAGGGTTACTCTCAGCGGGAATTGAAGTTTTACGCTTAGGTGTGATTACGACACCCGGTGTAGCTTATTTAGTCCGGATTCAGGATGCTGATGCGGGTGTGATGATTTCAGCCTCTCATAATCCGGTTGAAGATAATGGGATTAAGTTCTTTGGTGGCGATGGTTTCAAATTATCTGATGCCAAGGAAGAAGAAATCGAAGAATTATTGGATCAGCCTAAAGATACCTTACCACGGCCGGCCGCGGAAGGTCTTGGAACGGTTGCTGATTTTCCAGAAGGTAATCTCAAGTATTCACAATTCCTAGAACAAACGATTCCAGATGACTTAAGTGGTATTCATCTAGCAGTTGATGGTGCCAATGGCTCAACGAGCAACTTGGTTTCACGGATCTTTGCGGATCTAAATGTTGATTTTGACACGATGGCGACGGCTCCAGATGGTTTGAACATCAACAAAGGTGTTGGTTCGACCCATCCCGAAGCGTTATCAAAATTCGTTGTTGAAAAAGGCGCCCAAGTTGGGTTAGCTTTTGATGGTGATGGCGACCGGTGTATTGCTGTTGATGAACTTGGAAATGTCATCGATGGTGACAAAATCATGTACATTTGTGGAAAGTTTCTAAGTGAACGGGGGAAGTTAAAGCAGGATACGGTTGTCACAACGGTGATGAGCAATCTTGGTTTATACAAGGCTTTAGAGGCAGCTGGTTTGCACAGTAAGCAGACTAAAGTTGGCGACCGGTACGTTGTTGAAGAAATGTTGAAAGATGGCTATAACTTGGGTGGCGAACAGTCTGGTCACGTGGTCTTCTTAGACTTTAATACGACTGGTGACGGCATGTTGACTGGGATTCAATTATTACATGTGATGAAGGAAACTGGTAAGAAGTTATCCGAATTAGCTGCTGAAGTGACAACTTACCCACAAAAGTTAGTGAATGTTAAGGTTCAGGATAAGAAGGCTGCTTTAAGTAACGATAAGATCAAGGCCGTCATTAAAGATGTTGAAAATGAAATGGCCGGCGATGGTCGAGTTTTAGTACGGCCTTCTGGGACGCAAGATCTATTACGGGTCATGGCAGAAGCGAAGACTGATGAACTGGTCAGTGCCTACGTTGATCGGATTGTCACCGTTGTTAAAGCTGAAGTTGGCGTTGAATAA
- a CDS encoding cation:proton antiporter: MPIIELVILLACLVLLSNVLSHYLVAIPVSLIQVGLGLVVALLLNVQVKLQTDWFMLVFIAPMLYNDGREFPKQELWELRGAIFANAIVLVFITTILGGFLIHVLIPTIPLAVGIALAAILSPTDPIAVQSISEGVKLPKEILHLVSGESLINDASGLIGFKYALAAAVTGTFVLGQAIGDFFYISLVGLAVGLALITIIQLIRDILRREGINDIVFNVVLQILTPFAIYFIAEEWFHASGVVAVVAAGVLSHLQNSHESEDAPELRLVTERVWNVVVYLLNGIVFLILGIELPVATQATIKGAHTNTFHAVFDVLIVWGILLLIRVAWTYAYMLFNWLRHHKKVKPSLRIAALSGLSGVRGAITMAGVFTIPTVIATGEAFPERSLVLFIAAGVIIVSLIAAAAILPLMAAKSLPFVTRGSSPDEDDAVLADGPDEVGETDVTDNQTQQLTYKQARIYILQLAIQNIEEHRRPENQRAAYDLILDQQFQMRRLEVASQTADELAPMLTDELQLRLVALNGERAAVRELMANKQTTKLAGQVYLRRVDRREQRFLQATHKPGLPTLRSLRLLIARAMQGIRLWLAPGDSDALRAALLDIQREASKAAIKALSQYLKQANVDEQQFDRQALYHLIVHYRNRIENAKNDHTLSRDDYEQQLHGLRIKSLGAERAGVQHLLESGQISLRTAAKLRQFINYSENLLMLNDIEADDD, encoded by the coding sequence ATGCCGATTATCGAGTTAGTGATTTTACTGGCATGTTTAGTGCTGCTGTCGAATGTGTTGAGCCACTATCTAGTCGCAATCCCGGTCAGTTTAATTCAAGTCGGGCTGGGGCTGGTGGTGGCTTTATTATTAAATGTACAAGTTAAACTGCAAACGGACTGGTTTATGCTCGTCTTTATTGCACCCATGCTGTACAACGACGGCAGAGAATTTCCAAAACAAGAACTGTGGGAATTACGCGGGGCGATTTTTGCGAATGCAATCGTGCTTGTTTTTATTACCACAATTTTAGGCGGCTTTTTGATTCACGTGTTAATACCGACTATCCCACTAGCGGTCGGCATTGCGTTAGCGGCCATCCTTTCACCAACTGATCCAATTGCCGTGCAGTCGATCTCAGAAGGGGTCAAGTTACCCAAAGAAATTTTGCATTTGGTTAGTGGTGAAAGCTTAATTAATGATGCTAGTGGGTTGATTGGGTTCAAGTATGCGTTAGCTGCAGCAGTTACCGGGACTTTTGTATTAGGTCAAGCCATTGGCGATTTCTTCTATATTAGTCTGGTTGGATTGGCTGTGGGTCTAGCGTTGATCACAATTATTCAATTGATTCGTGATATTTTACGGCGCGAAGGTATTAACGATATCGTGTTCAACGTCGTATTGCAAATTTTGACGCCGTTTGCAATTTACTTTATTGCTGAAGAATGGTTCCACGCTTCCGGAGTAGTTGCAGTTGTAGCTGCTGGGGTATTATCGCACTTGCAAAATTCACACGAAAGTGAAGATGCACCGGAGCTCCGGTTGGTCACGGAACGAGTCTGGAATGTAGTTGTCTACTTATTGAATGGGATCGTCTTCTTGATCCTTGGTATCGAGTTACCGGTTGCAACTCAGGCAACTATCAAAGGGGCCCATACGAACACGTTCCATGCGGTCTTTGATGTGTTAATCGTCTGGGGCATTCTGTTATTGATTCGGGTTGCTTGGACGTATGCATACATGCTGTTTAACTGGTTACGACATCATAAAAAGGTTAAACCAAGCTTGCGGATTGCCGCGTTATCAGGGCTATCGGGTGTTCGTGGTGCGATTACGATGGCCGGGGTGTTTACAATTCCGACCGTGATTGCGACTGGTGAAGCTTTTCCGGAACGATCATTGGTCTTGTTCATTGCTGCTGGTGTGATTATCGTTAGTTTGATTGCTGCGGCTGCCATTTTACCGTTGATGGCTGCCAAATCGTTGCCATTTGTGACGCGTGGTTCTAGTCCCGATGAAGATGATGCGGTCCTAGCTGATGGACCGGACGAGGTCGGTGAAACTGACGTTACGGATAACCAGACGCAACAATTGACATATAAACAAGCGCGGATCTATATTTTACAGTTGGCAATTCAAAATATTGAAGAGCATCGTCGTCCAGAGAACCAACGAGCCGCTTATGATCTGATTTTGGACCAACAATTTCAAATGCGGCGTTTGGAAGTTGCTTCCCAGACGGCGGATGAGTTAGCACCAATGTTAACGGATGAATTACAATTACGACTGGTCGCGTTGAATGGTGAACGGGCGGCTGTCAGAGAGTTGATGGCTAATAAGCAAACGACGAAATTAGCTGGTCAAGTTTATTTACGGCGCGTTGATCGCCGTGAACAGCGGTTCTTACAAGCAACTCATAAACCAGGATTGCCGACATTGCGATCATTGCGTTTGTTAATTGCGCGTGCCATGCAAGGCATCCGTTTGTGGCTGGCACCAGGCGATAGTGATGCGCTCAGGGCGGCACTATTAGATATTCAGCGTGAGGCTTCCAAAGCGGCAATCAAGGCATTATCGCAGTACTTAAAGCAGGCGAATGTTGATGAACAACAGTTTGATCGGCAGGCACTATATCATCTAATCGTTCATTACCGGAACCGTATTGAGAATGCTAAAAATGATCACACACTATCACGTGATGATTATGAACAACAACTTCACGGATTACGGATCAAGAGTTTAGGAGCCGAACGTGCGGGGGTCCAACATCTATTGGAGAGTGGCCAGATAAGTCTACGCACCGCGGCGAAGTTACGGCAGTTCATTAATTACTCGGAGAACTTATTAATGCTCAATGATATTGAGGCCGATGATGATTAG
- a CDS encoding TetR/AcrR family transcriptional regulator, with protein MPATDLRVQRTLTALKAAFRTLALKYPRYRDITVKELTTVANINRKTFYLHFDSIDDLAETFIQEGADKILALIDPQDFKQTFSQSGLIFDRLVAYFRQSEDFHRVILLNDDYSFLSRKIHAAVVNGLTATIQTNYHLSPVDAKVCSSFLIHNNLTFFRLYFKGDLGLSLDELKQRVVSLDVYGIQQFFYPNRPLQ; from the coding sequence ATGCCAGCTACTGATTTACGTGTCCAGCGCACCCTGACTGCCCTCAAAGCCGCGTTTCGCACACTTGCGTTAAAATACCCACGCTACCGCGATATTACCGTTAAAGAATTAACAACAGTCGCAAATATCAATCGTAAAACCTTTTACTTACACTTTGATTCTATTGATGATCTTGCAGAAACGTTTATTCAAGAAGGCGCTGATAAGATTCTGGCCCTCATTGACCCTCAGGATTTCAAACAAACTTTCTCACAATCTGGCTTAATTTTTGATCGCTTAGTAGCCTATTTTCGGCAATCTGAGGATTTTCACCGTGTCATTTTACTCAACGATGATTACAGCTTTCTCTCGCGTAAAATTCACGCAGCCGTAGTCAACGGTCTCACAGCGACAATTCAAACAAACTATCATTTATCCCCGGTTGATGCTAAGGTCTGCTCAAGTTTTCTTATCCACAATAACTTAACCTTTTTTCGACTATATTTTAAAGGTGACTTAGGTTTATCATTAGATGAGCTCAAACAACGCGTCGTTTCACTTGACGTTTACGGCATTCAACAGTTCTTCTACCCTAATCGACCGCTTCAATAA
- a CDS encoding DUF1361 domain-containing protein encodes MTKLQRWLVRLAFWGFFIFAAVDLHGAFHFLLLNSILAYVPIELSFWLTERRGPLLFWFMTVIWLLFYPNAPYLMTDLFHLSLLKPYGINGLLRFDLPMWRDFAYLVGPMMVATIIGTWGVDRVARQLTYRLRLSRLPASRSIICAALFLFASVGVYVGRFLRLHSIYLLITPQYIVKQLLEMWSLKMLAFVLMMWLLQLIIYAAWRFTMPTTPHQAENDS; translated from the coding sequence ATGACTAAGTTACAGCGCTGGCTTGTTCGGCTAGCATTTTGGGGATTCTTTATTTTTGCCGCAGTCGATTTACACGGTGCATTTCATTTTTTACTACTTAATTCTATCTTGGCTTATGTCCCAATCGAGTTGAGCTTTTGGCTAACTGAGCGCCGGGGGCCGTTACTATTCTGGTTCATGACAGTCATTTGGTTGCTTTTCTACCCGAACGCACCATACTTGATGACCGACTTATTCCACCTCAGCCTGTTAAAGCCTTATGGAATCAACGGCTTACTACGGTTCGATTTACCTATGTGGCGTGATTTTGCCTATCTAGTTGGTCCAATGATGGTGGCAACCATCATTGGGACTTGGGGTGTGGATCGAGTCGCTAGGCAACTGACCTATCGACTGCGATTGAGCCGATTACCTGCTAGTCGTAGCATCATTTGTGCAGCGCTTTTCTTATTTGCGAGTGTCGGCGTCTATGTTGGTCGCTTTTTACGCCTACATTCGATCTACTTGCTGATTACACCTCAGTATATTGTAAAACAATTGCTTGAGATGTGGTCCTTAAAGATGCTCGCCTTCGTGTTAATGATGTGGCTACTGCAATTAATCATCTACGCAGCTTGGCGATTTACTATGCCAACAACTCCCCATCAGGCCGAGAATGACTCGTAA
- a CDS encoding CdaR family protein — translation MKKFMSSNWSMRLLALLCALVLFAYVNSLKSTHNASVLTNSSSKTTLTSNRKVTISAPLELNVNSTKYFVTGYPENIKVTIEGPAALVTTTANTQNFKVSANLSKLAVGRHSVKVEVDGLNKELSYGLNQKYIHVNIQPRRTATYKVSADFNKANVADGYEVGSARLGTSSVKVTGAVSEVSKVAKVVAVVNTNKNLEKSVNQQAIIEALDANGQNLNVVLTPSTTSVYIPITQATTTKDVPIDLKASGKTTADTSYSFSSDTKSVTVTGTKAALAKLKSLPVNVDVTDVDATTTKTVDVSTSDEDGISSVSPTSLKVKITVKND, via the coding sequence ATGAAAAAATTTATGAGTAGTAATTGGTCCATGCGTCTCTTAGCGCTGTTGTGTGCGCTAGTCCTCTTTGCTTACGTTAATTCGTTGAAGAGTACGCATAATGCCAGCGTCTTAACTAATAGTTCGTCAAAAACAACGTTGACTTCTAACCGTAAAGTCACAATCAGTGCACCGTTAGAATTGAATGTTAATAGTACCAAATATTTTGTGACGGGTTATCCTGAAAATATAAAGGTAACAATTGAAGGACCGGCAGCCTTGGTAACAACGACTGCCAATACGCAGAACTTTAAAGTGTCCGCTAATTTGTCTAAGTTGGCGGTGGGTCGGCATAGCGTTAAGGTGGAAGTTGACGGGTTGAACAAGGAATTGAGTTATGGGCTCAATCAAAAGTACATCCATGTTAACATCCAACCACGACGGACAGCTACTTACAAAGTCAGTGCGGACTTCAATAAAGCGAACGTTGCGGATGGTTACGAAGTTGGTTCAGCACGACTTGGAACTTCATCTGTTAAGGTCACGGGAGCTGTCAGTGAAGTTAGCAAGGTGGCAAAGGTTGTTGCGGTTGTTAACACCAATAAGAATTTAGAGAAGTCTGTGAACCAACAAGCGATCATTGAAGCGTTAGATGCCAATGGTCAGAATTTGAATGTCGTCTTGACGCCGTCAACCACGTCGGTGTATATTCCCATTACACAGGCGACGACGACTAAGGACGTGCCGATTGACTTGAAAGCCAGTGGCAAGACCACGGCGGACACGAGTTATTCGTTCTCATCTGATACGAAGTCGGTGACGGTCACGGGTACTAAGGCAGCGTTAGCGAAGTTGAAGTCCTTGCCAGTTAACGTTGATGTGACGGATGTGGATGCGACTACGACTAAGACGGTTGATGTTTCAACCAGTGATGAGGATGGAATTTCTTCGGTTAGTCCAACATCGCTCAAGGTAAAGATTACAGTTAAAAATGATTAA